The DNA sequence CTGTATTTTGATGTCAGATTAGAACAACAGTACTAGCTAGCACCACTGTTAAGGAAATTCACTTGCATCTGTCAGCACAATACTCTCCACAATCTCACCGCATAATCAAGATCATAACTTCAGGAGGCACCCCGCATGTATAAATTTAGTTGTAGGGTATTCCGAATATGATCATCATTATAGTTGTCTTTTTTGtagttaatattcatatatctaTGTTCTTGCTAGTTGGGGGCCGAACTCAAGTGCTAAAAGAGAGGTAGGTACTTCCTCTGTAgttactaatatattaattaatcactGTGGATAAAATTATGTTACAACATATAAAACCTCATGCATTTAGTATTATTCATTTGTTGAGGCTAAAGTTGGCACATTTGCTCTAATATTCACATCGAATCCTAGTTTCATTCGTgatattgtttatttgtgtattGATGAACAAATAAACATAAACTATGGAGTGTTGGTTTTTTGGGCTTTTGACGTGTTAGGCAAATGGAGATGAAAGGAGGATCTACCAGCTTTATAGAGATTCATGTGTTTACTTTGGCCTGGTTGTCTTGAAAACAGGTAACTGGTGTTTTATTTCAAAgtttgaattaaatttgagTACAAGAATTCCCAAAAGAGGGATGAATAGTTGTCTATATCATGTTTTCCCATGGCAATATTCTCgtataggttcttttagcataaATATTGATGTAGGAAAATGGAGTAAGGAGTTTTTCCAACATAGACTGTTGTATTGAACTTTTTATGACAGTTTTGTTGAACTCCATTTCACATGGATTCCAATGCATGCATTGGATTGGCATGAATATTATGAGATCTATTTCAAAGAGATGACAGTATATTTTGTCATCTACCTGCCATTCATGCACCCCAAATGCCTGGGTACCTATGAGTGGTACACACGTTTATTTCATATTAGCaactttatttactttatataacATCTTAGTAGCCATGCCAAGCTGTAAAAATTGTTTAGGAAAATCGAGTAAGAATGGCGTTTTCCATCATTGAACTATCTGTTGTTTTGAATCCGTATCTAAAATGTTATGTTGAGAGGGGAATTAGGAATTAAATAGGCTTTGTAAAGTTCCCATGCAGCAGTGAAACGCCCAACATCTTTACTGGAATCAGAGTATCCAACCATACTTTCCTATGCTCCTCAAAGATTCATGGGAAATTTCtgaaattaatcaaaaaatatttggatataTCGAAAGGATACCGCTTGATGGCCATTATGATTTTCTATGATGtgctctatatatataccaatcaATTGATAATAATCTCGTGATCACCGCTCCAGCTCCTCTCAAGTACTTCACAGTTTCAAACAGAGGAACCACTCGAAGCCTATTCAGAATGTACATGAACCTTATGAGAATTAACTGTTGCAAGTTCAGTATGAAAAGCACATGTATGTGACCCAGAgacataataaaacattttaacaaaCTATATAACATAGATTTGATCCTTGCTACGTACCCATCTTCTAATCATTTTATAATGGGATGATCAACATTTGGTGTCTACACATAACAAGCATGTTGGGTGTGTTGTGCAGGTGGATTCACAAATCATCAAGCATGATTAACACAAATCATGGAAACTATGATTCCATGTCCAAACTAGACTAATTTTCAtaacagaatgcaaaacaaaattatagaatttgttTCATGGGCTTCCAAATTTATCCTATAATTCTgaacaaacaaatttaaaattacaatttaacaGGAGCTAACAACATCGAGGGGTGCGATCTTACGTTCCGCCAGGACATGGTCTTCCTAATTCCCCACTAACAGCAAGTCTTACATCTTTCTGCAAAAGCGAAGAAGCAAGGACATCGCTTGCCtggattttacaaaaaaaaagacaaactgtcaattaaatatttttttcatcattgaaCTTATACATCATAAAACTAGTAGTAATTGATCATACATTTAAAGCCATAGAAATCACATAGGCTCCAAGTGAATCACTTCCAAGCTCAGCAGCTACACGAAAGGTGTCTAGGACTTCTTTAACATCAGGAGCAACCTGAAAGACCCAAGTGAGAGTAGGTATAGAAATTCaccaaatcaaaaaaattaattgaatgaTAAAAGCAACAAATGCTTTGCATCAATCCTAAAAACAATACATGGtatgaaatctcaaaaatcacATTAAATTGCAGCAAAAATTAGTGGAAAGCCAATGCATGGAAAAATTGGAATAGAGGAAAGATCTGTTTTTAAGCAATACTTCTGCTACAATTATCCATTTTCCTATTTGTTTCAAAAGAGGCACATTAATATTTTTCCAATTCCATTTAGATTTTATTCTGCATAATCCATCAATGAAAAACTATCTAAATACCAAATCTCAATACTTTGGGGAACTGGTGGCCTCTCTCCCCTTCCAGCTCTCTCCTTGTTAAAAATTCCATTTATCTTTCTGTCATCCCACTCACTGTATGTAACGTATCCAAATATCTGGTTATTGCATCTAGTTTATCGGCATGTCTACCAGATTCCTGGAACAttgcaaagtttatttttaacatAGATTAATAAGCAGAAACACGAGGTATAACCATATACTCAAAGCACACGTACCTGACACAAGTCGAGCTTCATCAAGCATTGTCGTGTCAATACATGATGCTTCAGGTTGTGATTCTGTCCAAGCCAAACAATTTGGCCTAAGCCATTATCTATTGGTAAACACCTTTTGTTAATTAAGATTAATTCTGTGTGACAGCTTTATTGCAATATATAGAGATATGCCGCATGTTTTTATCGTTGGATTTCCTTAATGAATGTAAGTTACGTTgcccaaaaaaatattatcaattaagAATAATATGCTCCTACACCTTGAGAAAAAGgtgtttatatatttgataatttaCGCAGTAACTGATTGATTTATTTCACTATGCAATTCCACCCAACCTTGCCATGAGTTCAAGTGAATGGCAGATGATATGAACTTAAATAGAGGAGCTTGCATGCATGTGTGAATGGCATCTGCCCATAATGATGTGTAAGAAACAATTAGGCTATTGGATTTATATTTGCTTCCCATTAATGCACCAGTGTATATATAACTACATTAATATACTGATGAATCCCATACATTTGGATGAATGAAtgtcatctatatattaatttagctTTCTCAGTAGCCACCTAGACTTGTTGATGGGGATCGATGCATGTAGTTAATGGTCATGAGATCAGTacaatttttttcctctatGTTTCCTATTACAAAttacttgaatttattttaacaaagttagtatattatgttaaaataaattcagCATGTTTAGTTCAAACCAAAAATGATTGGGAcctattttgaagaaaatggtAGTGACTTATCAGTTGAAATGCCCAGGAATATCAAAGTTATATGGCCACAACCAGACGTGGCAATCATTGAAAGTttaggaacaaaaaaaaaaaaaaaaaaaaagagacccAAAACGATTATTGggcaaaatattgaaattttggCTTTTGTGGCGATTAGCATATTCATTGGGAAAGGTAGTCCAAGTTGGATGGCATTTTTTGCGGCTAATATACATGGACGCAATAGTCTTTCTAGAACCAAAAAGTTTCTCAGCGTTTAGAAACTCGCCGCCATTGCGGCGAAAACATATGGACGCAATAACATTTTAAAGCCAAACTCCTTTTGAAGCGATTGCATTTTCGCTGCAAATACTAAAACGCGGTGAATTAGGTTGGCTGCCATGGGTTTTTCAAAACCGAAATTGCATTTACATCGATTTTAACATTCGTTGCAAAAATATATTAGCGGCGAATTATGTATTGTCAGCGACGATTTTTAACTGAATGGTAGTGTCTAGTTGCGGCGATATTTTGGGACTCATTGCGACTAACAAACATGCCAATAACAGagttattgcggcgattttggCCATCTGTTGCGGTAGAGCAGAAGTGAGTAAACAATAGCTACGAAGCTGCAGCGAACTTAAACTCGCTGGGAAAATATAGAAGCGACGATTTACAGCATTATTGCGACGAAAATGGTCGATGCAAaaatgcttttttgttttttggggtAGTGCGAGGCTTCAAGTCAACAGCTTTGTTGCCGTGGGGAGATCaatggaagaagatgaaaaagttgcTGGCTTCTTAGATAATTAACTCAACAACAACTCGATGGCTACTCAATGCAAGAATGCTCATGATGATCAGTCCATTAATGGTTCAGTTGTGGACGTGAGACTTGCTGCACGTCATTATTGTGGAAATGTCATCAGGAAGATGATATTCAACCAAAGGTTCTTTGGCAAAGGAAAGAAGGATGGAGGACCTGGAGTTGAGGAAGTAGAACACATTGAATCACTTTTCACCATGCTCTTCCATCTTAATGCATTTGCTTTGTCGGATTACCTGCAATGCTTAACAGCACTTGATTTAGATGGTCATGAGAAGACTGTAAGTGAGGCTATGAAGATCGTTACCAGTTATGCAGATCCGATCGTCGATGAGAGACTACAGCAACTGAGAGATGGGGAGAAGACGGAGGCTGAGGACTTGCTCGGCGCTTTCATTTAGGCAAAGGATTCTAATGGGAAGGCAGCTTTATAAGTGGAAGGGATCAAAGCTCAAATCATGCGTACGTCAAGataaaattgaatattaattagaataccTAATACCATGCATTTTATAATAACATTGCAAGATACTTCATGTCTTTCTCAAACCCTAGATAGTGTTTTCCTCTCCTATTTTAAATATCCACTAATATAAGTACTACTATTGTGGAAATATctaaatctaaatatatatgatggatATAAATCTCATCATGATTTAAACACTTATTCCtggaagttttttgttttctaaaaaaaaacaccattaATAATAAGAGTTAATTGgttgattattttcaataactaatatctattaatcatttttttatgcgTGCAGGAACTGATGCTTGTAGCAGTGGATAATCCTTCCAACTGTATAGAGTGCACACTTGCAGAAATGCTCAACCAACCGCAGCTCCTCCGAAAAGCTGTAGAAGAAATTGATAGGGTGGTTGGAAAGAAGAGATGGGTTCAAGAATCCGATATTCCACAGCTCAGTTATGTTAAGGCTTGTGCAAGAGAAGGTTTCCAGCTTCACCCAATCGCACCTTTTAACATCCCCATGTGAAGGGGGAAAATGCCTATAGCCCGTAAATTGGGCCCTGTCCACAAAGTCATCCCTAGAGACAAAATGGGAAATAATGAAAGAGacaaaatggaagaagaaaaaagacaaaaggGATAAAAGGGCAGTAAAATGTTAGAGGGTCAGGGGAAGATCAAAGCAAAGAGTTCACGCAAGGAAGATTTGTCATCTCATGGCAAGCTGGTATCTGTAATAAAGGGCCAGACAACATATAAAAGGGGATACCCAAACAACATAAAAGGGAGGGATGGGGATCGACAGAGAAAGAGATGAATAGACGGATAAATGAACGACTGCTACTTCTCACAAGGGCTGAACTCTCCCACAATCAGATATTCTTCTTCAAGCAGCCTCTCAAGGAAGACAGTGTCTCCAACAGGAAGAGCTCCAACCTTCTCTATATAGTAAGATATGAGGATCCATGAGTAACTATAAGCAGATATATTATAGTGTAGACTTCTCTCTCCAAATCCAGGTGGACGTAGGCCCTTTGCCGAACCACCTGAATCTTGGTGTCcatctctttttacttttcctgcacttattttctattcatcaCCATGGACATACCAACCACCACTTTACAGCCGCACCAGAACACTACCGGGGCCTCCAACTCACACACATCGTGGCACTGTTGGCGTAGTGTTGCCTAGGCTCGCGAAACACGACGTCATTGGTGAGCTTGTCCCAATCACTTGTCCAGCATCATGCAAGGTTGTTGCTTGCGATGCATTGGTTAGGGAAAGGGACCCTTgtgctctgccaacctataaacGCCAGTCCAAATACAAGCCAATCCTGAGATtggacttgccgaccttcgcgGGATGCAAGCCCAGTATCTAGATCAACCACAGAGTATATAGCAAAGGACTAGAGCCACGAGCTTTGCTCTGCTAACAACTATTTGAAATGCAAGTCTCAATGACTTGTTGAGTTTCATGCAAGGTTACCACCTGCGATgcattggtgagggagcagAGCTGTTGGGCTCTGCCAATGTATATGTGCTAGTCGGAATACAACCCAGTCTTGAGATTGGACTTGCCAACCTTCGCGGGATATAAGCCCGATCTCTAGATCGGCTACATAGTATGTAGCACAGGACCAGAACCATGAGTCTTGCCCTGCTAACAGCTATTTGAAATGCAAGTCCCAACGACTTGTCGAGTTTCAAGCAAGGTTGCTGTCTGTGATGCATTGGTGAGGGAGAAGGGCATTTGGGCTCttccaacctataagtgccagTCGAAATACAAGCCAGTCCTGAGATTGGACTTGTCGACCTTCATGGGGTACAAGCCCGGCCTCTAGATTGGCCACGAAGTTTAAAGCACAGGACCAGAGCCATGAGCTTTGCCCTGCTAACAGCTATTCGAAATGCAAGTCCCAATGACTTGTCAAGCTTCGTGCAAGGTTGCTGCTTGCGATGCATTGTCAGTgatagaatctccatcaacgatATCTCATCAGTGAAATCTCAATCAACAAAATCTCCATAAAAAAAACTGAGTCACTAGACTCTCGTGAGCACCACGCTGGCGCTTTAcgcggtcgagtccatctcctgCACCATTCGAGCTCCGAGCTCGCTCTTTAAGCGGTCGGGTCTATCTCCCGCACCATTCGAGCTCCACGCTTGGGCCTTATgcggtcgagtccatctccaACCCCATTTGAGCTCCACGCTCACGCCTTAcgcggtcgagtccatctcccgcCCCATTCGAGCTCCGCACTCATGCTTTACGCGGTTGAGTCCATCTCCCGCACCATTCGAGCTCTGCGCTCGCGCCTTACGAGGTTGAGTCCATCTGCCACCCCATTCAAGCTCCCCATTAGCGCTTTACGCGGTTGAGTCCATCTCCCACACCATTCAAGCTCCACGCTCGCGCTATACACTAtcgagtacatctcctgccATATCCAAGCTCTACCCTCACATCGTATGCGGTCAAATCCGTCTCCCGCATTAGCCGAGCTCTACGCACGCACCATACGCGATCAAGTAGACCTCCCACGACATCCAATACCCGTGCACACACCATACGCGGTTGAGGTCATCTCCTGCCATATTCGAGCTCCACTCTCGCAACATACCTGTATTCATTAACACTATATATCAATTCGCAAACCCTTTCACCTTCAATATGCCCACCCAGGTCAGAAATCCTCATAAAGAAAAACTTTTGTAATTTTCAGCCCACAAGTGTGCTTAAAATTAGCGAGGTTTTGTGAAGGAGAAAAATGTCCATAGCCCATAAATTGGGCCCAGCCCACCAAGCCAATActagagaaaaaaaggaaacaagGAAAGAGATAAAAAGGAACAAGAAAAGAGACAAGAGGGAGACAAGAGGGATATGAGGGCTGTAAAATGTCAGAGGATCAAGGGAAGAAAGCAAAGAGTTCACGCAAGGGAGATCTACCACCTCATGGCAGGTTGACATCTGCAATAAAGGTTCAGACAACGTATAAAAGGGAATGCCCAGACAACATAAAAGAGAGGGATGGGGATCGATAGAGAAAGAGATGAACAGACAAATAAATGAACGACCGCTACTTCTCACATGGGTTGAACTCTCCCACAATCAGATATTCTTCTTCAAGCAGCCTCTCAAGGAAGACAGTGTCTCCAATAGGAAGAGCTCCAATCTTGTTTATACACTAAGATATAAGGATCCATGAGTGACTGTAAacagatatattatattggagacttcctTCCCAAACACCCGTGAATGTAGGCCTCTTaccgaaccacttaaatctcgGTGTCtatctctttttacttttcctacacttattttccattcattgtCATGTAATCCAATGCAATGTATTTGAAATGTTGATGCTGAATTTACTATTCACTTATTTGCGACGACTTTTAGAccttttgtgaaattttatttgcgaCGAATAGGAAAATCGCCACAATAGATACTTTTGCAACGAAATAGTGCTTATTAGTGGCGATCCAAAAGTGCCAGAAATaatgttttacaaaatttatgaaaaattgtataAGACTATTTCGGCGAATATTTAGTCGCTGGAAATGAGTAATTCCAACAATTTTTATGACTGTAAAAAATAAGCAGTCTGATTTTTGTAGCGATGTATATAGGTTTTACGACAAGTTAATGTCGCcgcaaaatctaataaaattaaatccccCACGTTCCCCTTATTCTTTTCCCACCACCCCCTCCCTCCTCTATCTCCCCAATCCCTCTTTTCCCTTGATCCCAGCAGCCGCACACAGCTCTTCGCCAACAACCCCACCACGCCACCACCACCTCACCTCTATAGCCACCCCATCCTTCTACCCCAGCCCCTACGCTGGAAATTTCGTTTTCCCCAAATTTGgcatcacctctctctctctctctctctatcatttctctttatcatCGCAGCTAGGGGAGCCGTTCGCCACCACTCACACCTCAATGCCATCACTAGTCCTCCGTCAGAGCCCCTGTCTCCTCCATGCCTAGCCCAGCAGCCTAAGGCCCTCCTTCTCTCTGTTTCACTCTCTACTACATCTCTCAAGAACCACTTCATGGCGCTGAGCAcctcctggtctctctctcatctctatgCCGCCTCAGTCCTACTCTGCCACCACAACCACCATGGTCTTCGTCCTCGTCGGTAGGTGATCTCTCCTacaccatctctctctttctctttctctctctcatctctctattttgtgcTGCAAGAGTGCGTAATAAAGAAGATTATTGTGTGTCTTTATTGTCTATATTGGTGGCTTAGAGTTGTGAGGCACTTTGTGATGGAGGTAATTAGAACTGGATTGCTACTTTAATGGATATGGGTTATGAACATgaagttaggattttgtttcaatttttgtgtGAATGATGTTGGTGTTATACTGGCAGCTCTAGGGTTTTGTTTgcttatgaattttttttgggtttgagtggattttttttggattttgatatGCAGGAGAAGTAGTGACTTGAATGGTTCTCTTGGTTGTGCATCCATAGTTATTCATATTATATCTTAATCATATATCATTAATGCTTTTGGGGattatggttttattttgggTATCAAGACCTGGTACTAATTCTTGTATTGAAAGAATGATTAGTGATCTTTTGTATTAATTTGTACTTTGATGGAAAGTCAATGGTATTTTGTGTAAAACACCCATGTTGTTGCAAATTTATATAGCAGCTCGTTGTCATGGCAAAGTTGTTCTTGCTTTTGAAGAATATGGTAATTCAGAAATTGGGgttagatttgaaaaatcaattCCAGATGGCAACAAAGATTAACATTAAATTCCATAGTACCTATAATTGAAAATACCTTTTTGACAAATAGCAACAAATTATACGCATCTACCAACAAAATAAAAGGGATGAAATCAAGAATCACTCAACTGTGCATAAATCAAGGACATCAGCCCATGATCACAACCGTCCTCCCAAGATATCTCAACAATCTTCTTAAGTCAACTAATGTATATTCTTAGGAAGTAAATGTGACGCCCCTACTCCCTCGTATGAAAATGTGTGAATCATGatgtcgggatgatgacaacatgggtcacgcatcccaacaataagtgccaagtgtgtgtccATGCATAAAGTGTACAATAAAAACGAAGcggataatttaagtaagtcaactaaATACCAGAATTGTTTGA is a window from the Juglans regia cultivar Chandler chromosome 7, Walnut 2.0, whole genome shotgun sequence genome containing:
- the LOC108979197 gene encoding tryptophan N-monooxygenase CYP79A68-like; this encodes MATQCKNAHDDQSINGSVVDVRLAARHYCGNVIRKMIFNQRFFGKGKKDGGPGVEEVEHIESLFTMLFHLNAFALSDYLQCLTALDLDGHEKTVSEAMKIVTSYADPIVDERLQQLRDGEKTEAEDLLGAFI